A segment of the Deltaproteobacteria bacterium genome:
GCTAAACCACAGATTCCCTGCTCCAGTACCGGCAGGCACCTGTGGTCTCTATCCAGTGACTCAATCACCCATAGTCTGGATAACCACCTTCCGTTTTCTGGGGCGGTTATCGAAGTCTATCACGACGATCTGCTGCCACGTCCCCAAAAGGAGCCTTCCCTCACGGACCGGGACGACCAGAGAGGGGCCAACCAGCGACGCTCTGACGTGGGAATATCCGTTTCCGTCACCCCAGCGCCGGTCGTGATCGTAGGGGATATCTCTTGGTGCGATCCTCTCTATTGCCTTCCGGAGATCGTTTAGCACACCGGGTTCATACTCGATGGTCGTCACAGCGGCCGTAGACCCACTGATGAATACTGTCATACTACCATTCTCGATTGCGGACTTCAATACCGCCTGCTCTGCTTGGCGGGTGATATCGAGAATGTCCGTGTCAGACGTGGTTTG
Coding sequences within it:
- a CDS encoding YjbQ family protein, with product MGIEFFEIYLQTTSDTDILDITRQAEQAVLKSAIENGSMTVFISGSTAAVTTIEYEPGVLNDLRKAIERIAPRDIPYDHDRRWGDGNGYSHVRASLVGPSLVVPVREGRLLLGTWQQIVVIDFDNRPRKRKVVIQTMGD